A stretch of Episyrphus balteatus chromosome 2, idEpiBalt1.1, whole genome shotgun sequence DNA encodes these proteins:
- the LOC129908882 gene encoding cdc42 homolog, translated as MQTIKCVVVGDGAVGKTCLLISYTTNKFPSEYVPTVFDNYAVTVMIGGEPYTLGLFDTAGQEDYDRLRPLSYPQTDVFLVCFSVVSPSSFENVKEKWVPEITHHCQKTPFLLVGTQIDLRDESSTLEKLAKNKQKPISMEQGEKLAKELKAVKYVECSALTQKGLKNVFDEAILAALEPPEPSKKRKCKFL; from the exons ATGCAGACAAttaaatgtgtagttgttgGTGATGGTGCCGTAGGAAAGACATGTCTTCTTATTTCCTACACCACCAACAAATTTCCATCAGAGTATGTACCCACAGTATTCGATAACTATGCAGTTACAGTGATGATTGGAGGAGAGCCATACACTCTTGGACTTTTTGATACTGCAG gCCAGGAGGATTACGATCGTCTTCGACCACTATCTTATCCCCAGACAGATgtgtttttggtttgtttttcgGTCGTTAGTCCCAGTTCATTTGAAAATGTCAAGGAAAAA TGGGTTCCGGAAATAacgcatcactgccaaaaaacTCCATTTTTGTTGGTAGGAACTCAAATTGATTTGCGCGATGAGAGCAGTACATTGGAGAAACTTGCTAAAAATAAGCAAAAGCCAATATCAATGGAGCAAGGAGAAAAATTAGCAAAGGAACTTAAGGCTGTTAAATATGTTGAGTGCTCTGCACTAACACag AAAGGACTTAAGAACGTATTCGATGAAGCAATACTTGCAGCGTTAGAACCACCAGAACCATCAAAGAAAAGGAAGTGCAAATTCCtataa
- the LOC129908884 gene encoding transcription factor mef2A: MMTGLMDKRKRSREDDFCESTPLSKRINNLHINNNNLEESFHNHQHHQHHNHQNYNTSNNMGMQNIQQHINHNMQQQQYPNQVLHHHNPNQVPQQDDFQQYSYDPELSEHENPFYYNKNKLLHELHFERVKRNQI, from the exons ATGATGACTGGTTTAATGGACAAAAG aaaaagaagccGTGAAGATGATTTTTGTGAGTCCACACCTCTTTCAAAGCGTATCAACAATCTTCATATAAACAACAATAATTTAGAGGAGTCATTCCATAATCACCAGCATCATCAACATCATAATCATCAAAATTATAATACATCAAATAATATGGGTATGCAAAATATACAACAACATATAAACCATAACATGCAGCAGCAGCAATATCCAAACCAAGTTTTACATCACCACAATCCAAATCAAGTGCCACAACAAGATGATTTCCAACAGTATTCATACGATCCCGAATTGAGTGAGCATGAAAAtccattttattataataaaaataaattattgcacgAATTGCATTTCGAAAGagttaaaagaaatcaaatttaa
- the LOC129908879 gene encoding probable tRNA N6-adenosine threonylcarbamoyltransferase, mitochondrial: MSLFRKYGVLFQKTRSISWLHQQNCKLSVLGIETSCDDTGIAVVQSDGKVLGNVTNSQQGIHLRYGGIIPPRAQELHRSNIEQTYLKCIENSGIDPSALDAIAVTTRPGLVMSLMIGLRFAKYLGRKYSKPIIPIHHMEAHALTVRMEQKVEFPFLCLLISGGHSQLVFIKKATEFYLLGESLDDAPGEAFDKISRRLRLNTMTKFANMNGGQAIETAAKEATCPDRYEFPLPLSRYKDCNFSFAGLKNNSIRTINAAEIEEKTRPDDVIIHYKDFCAGFLKATTRHISNRTQRALEFCLRKKLFDNNTNPAIVVSGGVANNDYIFDNICNLGQKYGVKAYRPSKQFCSDNGAMIAWNGIERLMEDQACALTNFDNIDVKGKCTLGLSLIDEVTEEDIKCKWVKTL; the protein is encoded by the exons ATGagtttgtttagaaaatatggagtattatttcaaaaaacaagatcCATCTCATGGTTACATCAGCAAAACTGTAAACTATCCGTACTTGGCATAGAAACCTCCTGTGATGATACAGGAATCGCAGTAGTTCAATCAGATGGAAAAGTTCTTGGCAATGTCACCAATTCCCAACAAGGAATTCATTTAAG ATATGGAGGAATCATACCACCAAGAGCACAGGAATTGCATCGTTCAAATATAGAACAAACCTATCTTAAATGTATTGAAAATTCCGGCATTGATCCATCTGCTTTGGATGCCATTGCCGTAACAACACGACcag GTTTGGTAATGAGTCTtatgattggccttcgtttcgCAAAGTATTTAGGACGTAAATACTCGAAGCCTATCATTCCAATTCATCACATGGAAGCACATGCTCTTACTGTAAGAATGGAACAAAAAGTGGAATTTCCATTTTTGTGCCTTCTAATAAGTGGTGGGCATAGTCAActtgtatttatcaaaaaagctaCAGAGTTCTATCTGCTCGGCGAAAGTCTTGATGATGCACCTGGAGAGGCATTTGATAAAATATCTAGAAGACTACGTTTGAATACTATGACAAAGTTTGCCAACATGAATGGGGGACAAGCAATAGAAACTGCAGCCAAAGAAGCCACTTGTCCTGATCGATATGAATTTCCACTCCCATTAAGTCGCTACAAAGATTGTAACTTTAGTTTTgctggtttaaaaaataattctattcgCACTATAAACGCAGCTGAAATAGAAGAAA aaactcGTCCTGATGATGTCATCATACACTACAAGGATTTCTGTGCAGGCTTTTTAAAAGCTACAACAAGACATATCTCGAATCGGACTCAAAGAGCTCTTGAATTTTGTTTGAGAAAGAAACTTTTCGATAATAACACAAACCCGGCGATAGTTGTGTCGGGTGGAGTAGCTAATAATGATTACATATTCGATAATATTTGCAATCTTGGACAAAAATATGGGGTGAAAGCATATCGTCCTTCAAAGCAATTTTGTTCAGACAATGGTGCAATGATTGCTTGGAATGGTATAGAAAGATTAATGGAAGATCAAGCATGCGCACTGACTAACTTTGATAACATAGATGTAAAGGGCAAATGCACATTAGGCTTAAGTTTAATTGACGAAGTAACTGAGGAAGATATTAAATGTAAATGGGTTAAGACActataa
- the LOC129908874 gene encoding Golgi resident protein GCP60: protein MAKYVENDPLLHEEKWGMPLRELYRLALTFYKQNSGKAIHLSYEDNLKLVAFTNQANNGPFDEKCAPELGIFDVIGKDRRLHWQQLGDISKAQAMEGFINLLDRMCTSFKPYIEAVKQDNETKLKLELQKKQEALKLLEKEKELQEKQQQEEEERCKEEVQRRQLKDALNQQTYQQFKSYAVKQFPGSPEQQAVLICQLQKEHYHQYMQQLHLHSNTKTPNLLQNVSAEEPESLDSKQSATSEQSFYEKNNDSDNEDYVTICPAKMWTRPDIKAFKKEVAAGRGDGVINVGHGDIVTVRVPTNSNGKCIFWEFATDNYDIGFGVYFEWSKPLTNDVTVHVSESDDDDEFNDDEDLSTPEDLECGSVSTERSLTAAYKPPISIIVPVYRRECFNEVYVGSHAYPGDGVYLLKFDNTFSIWRSKMLYYRVYYER from the exons ATGGCTAAATATGTTGAAAACGATCCACTTTTACATGAAGAAAAATGGGGAATGCCTCTGCGAGAACTTTATCGTCTGGCGCTGACATTCTACAAAC AAAACTCTGGCAAGGCTATTCATTTATCCTATGAAGACAATTTAAAACTAGTCGCATTCACAAATCAAGCAAATAATGGACCTTTCGATGAGAAATGTGCTCCAGAATTGGGAATCTTCGATGTTATTGGCAAAGATCGACGATTGCATTGGCAACAGCTTGGTGATATTAGTAAAGCCCAAGCAATGGAAGGTTTTATCAATCTTTTAGATAGAATGTGTACTTCATTTAAGCCATATATCGAAGCTGTTAAACAGGACAATGAGACAAAACTTAAATTAGAGCTGCAAAAGAAGCAGGAAGCGCTTAAGTTGTTGGAAAAGGAGAAGGAACTACAAGAAAAACAGCAACAAGAGGAAGAGGAGAGATGCAAGGAGGAAGTACAACGACGACAGCTCAAAGATGCCCTCAATCAGCAAACATATCAGCAATTTAAA agCTACGCTGTAAAACAGTTTCCAGGCAGTCCTGAGCAACAAGCTGTATTGATATGTCAATTACAAAAGGAACACTATCATCAATACATGCAACAACTTCACTTGCATTCCAACACAAAAACGCCAAACCTTTTGCAAAACGTCAGTGCAGAAGAACCTGAATCATTAGACTCGAAACAATCTGCTACATCAGAACAGAGTTTTTACGAGAAAAATAACGATTCTGACAACGAGGACTATGTTACAATATGCCCTGCGAAAATGTGGACTCGGCCAGACATTAAGGCATTCAAAAAGGAAGTTGCGGCGGGTCGGGGTGATGGTGTAATAAATGTTGGCCATGGAGATATTGTAACG GTTCGTGTTCCAACAAATTCAAAtggaaaatgtattttctggGAATTCGCTACAGACAACTATGACATAGGATTCGGAGTATATTTTGAATGGAGCAAACCTTTGACAAATGATGTTACTGTGCATGTTAGCGAAagcgatgatgatgacgaattCAATGATGATGAAGATTTGAGTACACCAGAAGATTTAGAATGCGGTTCGGTATCGACTGAGAGAAGTCTTACAGCTGCTTACAAGCCGCCAATATCAATAATTGTTCCAGTCTATCGCCGCGAGTGTTTCAATGAAGTATATGTTGGATCACATGCTTATCCTGGTGATGGAGTTTATCTTTTAAAGTTTGATAATACTTTTAGTATTTGGCGCTCAAAAATGCTTTACTATAGGGTATACTATGAACGTTAg
- the LOC129908863 gene encoding AP-1 complex subunit beta-1 isoform X2 produces MTDSKYFTTTKKGEIFELKSELNNDKKEKKKEAVKKVIASMTVGKDVSALFPDVVNCMQTDNLELKKLVYLYLMNYAKSQPDMAIMAVNTFVKDCEDSNPLIRALAVRTMGCIRVDKITEYLCEPLRKCLKDEDPYVRKTAAVCVAKLYDISSSMVEDQGFLDQLKDLLSDSNPMVVANAVAALSEINESSQSGQPLVEMNSVTINKLLTALNECTEWGQVFILDSLANYSPKDEREAQSICERITPRLAHANAAVVLSAVKVLMKLLEMLSSDSDFCSTLTKKLAPPLVTLLSSEPEVQYVALRNINLIVQKRPDILKHEMKVFFVKYNDPIYVKLEKLDIMIRLANQSNIAQVLSELKEYATEVDVDFVRKAVRAIGRCAIKVEPSAERCVSTLLDLIQTKVNYVVQEAIVVIKDIFRKYPNKYESIISTLCENLDTLDEPEARASMVWIIGEYAERIDNADELLDSFLEGFPDENAQVQLQLLTAVVKLFLKRPSDTQELVQHVLSLATQDSDNPDLRDRGFIYWRLLSTDPAAAKEVVLADKPLISEETDLLEPTLLDELICHISSLASVYHKPPTAFVEGRGAGVRKSLPNRTVGAEAPAESQSEATVIPNQESLIGDLLSMDINTPAAPVAVPAANNIDLLGGGLDILLGTGPTEPVTGGTSGLLGDIFGLGSGGISPMVQIPKIIWLPAEKGKGLEIQGTFSRRNGQISMDLTFTNRAMQAMSAFAIQLNKNSFGLVPASPLQVAPLAPTQSCEASLPMGTTGPVQRMEPLNNLQVAVKNNVDIFYFACLVHGNVLFAEDGQLDKRVFLTTWKEIPAANEVQYSLSGVNGNTDAIASKMTANNIFTIAKRNVEGQDMLYQSLKLTNSIWVLLELKLQPGNPDATLSLKSRSVEVAPMIFAAYEAIIRSA; encoded by the exons atgacTGACTCCAAGTATTTTACAACAACCAAAAAGGGTGAAATCTTTGAGCTCAAATCCGAGTTAAACAatgacaaaaaagaaaaaaaaaaggaagctgTAAAGAAg gTCATTGCAAGCATGACAGTGGGAAAAGATGTCTCAGCACTCTTCCCGGATGTAGTCAACTGTATGCAGACCGAtaatttggaattaaaaaaattagtttatctaTATTTGATGAACTATGCCAAGTCACAACCGGATATGGCTATAATGGCTGTTAATACATTTGTTAAA gATTGCGAAGATTCCAACCCACTGATTCGAGCCTTAGCAGTCCGAACGATGGGATGCATTCGTGTTGATAAAATCACCGAATACCTTTGTGAACCATTAAGAAAATGTCTTAAGGATGAGGATCCCTATGTAAGGAAGACTGCTGCCGTTTGCGTTGCTAAATTATATGATATTTCCTCGTCAATG GTTGAAGATCAAGGATTTTTAGATCAATTGAAGGATCTGTTATCTGATTCAAATCCCATGGTAGTTGCCAATGCTGTAGCTGCCCTAAGTGAAATCAATGAATCCAGTCAATCTGGACAGCCATTAGTTGAAATGAACTCTGTTACCATAAATAAATTGCTGACAGCACTTAATGAATGTACCGAATGGGGACAAGTATTTATCTTGGATTCGTTGGCCAACTATAGTCCCAAGGATGAACGTGAAGCTCAATCAATTTGTGAACGTATAACTCCACGTTTAGCTCATGCAAATGCTGCTGTTGTTCTTAGTGCAGTCAAAGTACTGATGAAATTGCTAGAAATGCTATCGAGTGATAGTGACTTCTGTTCCACTCTGACAAAGAAACTAGCACCACCATTGGTGACTTTATTATCTTCAGAGCCAGAAGTACAGTATGTAGCTTTGCGTAACATCAATTTGATTGTCCAAAAGAGACCAGATATTCTCAAGCACGAAATGAAAGTGTTCTTCGTCAAATACAACGATCCTATCTATGTTAAGTTGGAGAAATTGGATATTATGATTCGTTTGGCCAATCAGAGCAATATTGCTCAGGTATTGAGTGAGTTGAAGGAATACGCTACTGAGGTTGATGTTGATTTTGTTCGTAAAGCAGTAAGAGCTATTGGTCGGTGTGCAATTAAG GTTGAACCATCTGCTGAACGATGTGTTTCTACTTTATTGGATCTGATTCAAACTAAAGTGAATTATGTTGTTCAAGAAGCCATAGTAGTAATTAAGGATATCTTTAGAAAATATCCAAACAAATACGAGAGTATTATTAGTACTCTTTGTGAGAACCTCGACACCCTCGATGAACCAGAGGCCCGAGCTTCTATGGTTTGGATTATTGGCGAATATGCAGAGCGTATTGACAATGCCGATGAGTTGTTGGACAGTTTCCTTGAAGGTTTTCCAGACGAAAACGCTCAAGTACAATTGCAATTGTTGACCGCTGTGGTTAAGCTTTTCCTTAAGCGCCCATCAGATACCCAAGAGTTGGTTCAACATGTTCTCTCTTTGGCCACTCAGGATTCTGATAATCCTGATTTACGTGATCGTGGTTTTATCTATTGGCGTTTGCTATCAACAGATCCAGCTGCTGCTAAGGAGGTTGTGTTGGCTGACAAACCATTGATTTCAGAAGAAACTGATTTGCTTGAACCAACACTTTTAGATGAACTTATATGTCACATTAGCTCTTTGGCAAGTGTCTACCATAAGCCACCAACTGCATTTGTTGAAGGTCGAGGTGCTGGAGTGCGTAAGTCACTTCCTAATCGTACTGTTGGAGCTGAAGCCCCAGCAGAGTCTCAATCTGAGGCTACTGTGATTCCCAATCAAGAATCCCTTATTGGGGATCTGCTCTCAATGGACATCAACACACCTGCCGCTCCTGTTGCAGTACCAGCAGCTAATAATATTGATTTGTTAGGTGGTGGCTTGGACATTTTg CTTGGAACTGGACCAACTGAACCTGTGACTGGAGGAACATCTGGCCTTTTGGGTGACATATTTGGCTTGGGCTCTGGTGGCATCTCACCAATGgttcaaattccaaaaataatctGGTTACCAGCTGAAAAGGGCAAAGGATTGGAAATTCAGGGAACATTCTCCCGCCGAAATGGTCAAATTTCAATGGACCTCACATTCACCAACCGGGCAATGCAAGCAATGAGTGCTTTTGCCattcaattaaacaaaaacagtttcGGTCTTGTTCCCGCATCACCTCTTCAGGTAGCACCACTAGCCCCAACACAAAGTTGTGAAGCCAGTCTCCCGATGGGTACCACTGGACCAGTTCAACGCATGGAACCCCTCAACAATTTGCAAGTTGCAGTTAAGAACAACGTGGATATCTTTTACTTTGCCTGTCTGGTACATGGAAATGTTTTGTTTGCCGAAGATGGACAATTGGACAAACGTGTATTTCTTACAACATGGAAAGAAATTCCAGCTGCCAATGAAGTGCAGTACAGTTTGTCTGGTGTAAATGGCAATACCGATGCTATTGCATCAAAAATGACCGCCAACAATATATTTACCATTGCCAAGAGAAATGTCGAAGGTCAAGATATGCTCTATCAATCACTTAAATTAACCAATAGTATTTGGGTTCTTCTCGAGCTCAAATTACAACCTGGCAATCCAGATGCAACACTCAGTTTGAAATCAAGATCAGTTGAAGTTGCTCCAATGATTTTCGCTGCATATGAAGCCATTATTCGTTCTGCTtaa
- the LOC129908863 gene encoding AP-1 complex subunit beta-1 isoform X1, translating to MTDSKYFTTTKKGEIFELKSELNNDKKEKKKEAVKKVIASMTVGKDVSALFPDVVNCMQTDNLELKKLVYLYLMNYAKSQPDMAIMAVNTFVKDLPSSRLLQDCEDSNPLIRALAVRTMGCIRVDKITEYLCEPLRKCLKDEDPYVRKTAAVCVAKLYDISSSMVEDQGFLDQLKDLLSDSNPMVVANAVAALSEINESSQSGQPLVEMNSVTINKLLTALNECTEWGQVFILDSLANYSPKDEREAQSICERITPRLAHANAAVVLSAVKVLMKLLEMLSSDSDFCSTLTKKLAPPLVTLLSSEPEVQYVALRNINLIVQKRPDILKHEMKVFFVKYNDPIYVKLEKLDIMIRLANQSNIAQVLSELKEYATEVDVDFVRKAVRAIGRCAIKVEPSAERCVSTLLDLIQTKVNYVVQEAIVVIKDIFRKYPNKYESIISTLCENLDTLDEPEARASMVWIIGEYAERIDNADELLDSFLEGFPDENAQVQLQLLTAVVKLFLKRPSDTQELVQHVLSLATQDSDNPDLRDRGFIYWRLLSTDPAAAKEVVLADKPLISEETDLLEPTLLDELICHISSLASVYHKPPTAFVEGRGAGVRKSLPNRTVGAEAPAESQSEATVIPNQESLIGDLLSMDINTPAAPVAVPAANNIDLLGGGLDILLGTGPTEPVTGGTSGLLGDIFGLGSGGISPMVQIPKIIWLPAEKGKGLEIQGTFSRRNGQISMDLTFTNRAMQAMSAFAIQLNKNSFGLVPASPLQVAPLAPTQSCEASLPMGTTGPVQRMEPLNNLQVAVKNNVDIFYFACLVHGNVLFAEDGQLDKRVFLTTWKEIPAANEVQYSLSGVNGNTDAIASKMTANNIFTIAKRNVEGQDMLYQSLKLTNSIWVLLELKLQPGNPDATLSLKSRSVEVAPMIFAAYEAIIRSA from the exons atgacTGACTCCAAGTATTTTACAACAACCAAAAAGGGTGAAATCTTTGAGCTCAAATCCGAGTTAAACAatgacaaaaaagaaaaaaaaaaggaagctgTAAAGAAg gTCATTGCAAGCATGACAGTGGGAAAAGATGTCTCAGCACTCTTCCCGGATGTAGTCAACTGTATGCAGACCGAtaatttggaattaaaaaaattagtttatctaTATTTGATGAACTATGCCAAGTCACAACCGGATATGGCTATAATGGCTGTTAATACATTTGTTAAA gaTTTGCCCTCTTCTCGACTACTTCAG gATTGCGAAGATTCCAACCCACTGATTCGAGCCTTAGCAGTCCGAACGATGGGATGCATTCGTGTTGATAAAATCACCGAATACCTTTGTGAACCATTAAGAAAATGTCTTAAGGATGAGGATCCCTATGTAAGGAAGACTGCTGCCGTTTGCGTTGCTAAATTATATGATATTTCCTCGTCAATG GTTGAAGATCAAGGATTTTTAGATCAATTGAAGGATCTGTTATCTGATTCAAATCCCATGGTAGTTGCCAATGCTGTAGCTGCCCTAAGTGAAATCAATGAATCCAGTCAATCTGGACAGCCATTAGTTGAAATGAACTCTGTTACCATAAATAAATTGCTGACAGCACTTAATGAATGTACCGAATGGGGACAAGTATTTATCTTGGATTCGTTGGCCAACTATAGTCCCAAGGATGAACGTGAAGCTCAATCAATTTGTGAACGTATAACTCCACGTTTAGCTCATGCAAATGCTGCTGTTGTTCTTAGTGCAGTCAAAGTACTGATGAAATTGCTAGAAATGCTATCGAGTGATAGTGACTTCTGTTCCACTCTGACAAAGAAACTAGCACCACCATTGGTGACTTTATTATCTTCAGAGCCAGAAGTACAGTATGTAGCTTTGCGTAACATCAATTTGATTGTCCAAAAGAGACCAGATATTCTCAAGCACGAAATGAAAGTGTTCTTCGTCAAATACAACGATCCTATCTATGTTAAGTTGGAGAAATTGGATATTATGATTCGTTTGGCCAATCAGAGCAATATTGCTCAGGTATTGAGTGAGTTGAAGGAATACGCTACTGAGGTTGATGTTGATTTTGTTCGTAAAGCAGTAAGAGCTATTGGTCGGTGTGCAATTAAG GTTGAACCATCTGCTGAACGATGTGTTTCTACTTTATTGGATCTGATTCAAACTAAAGTGAATTATGTTGTTCAAGAAGCCATAGTAGTAATTAAGGATATCTTTAGAAAATATCCAAACAAATACGAGAGTATTATTAGTACTCTTTGTGAGAACCTCGACACCCTCGATGAACCAGAGGCCCGAGCTTCTATGGTTTGGATTATTGGCGAATATGCAGAGCGTATTGACAATGCCGATGAGTTGTTGGACAGTTTCCTTGAAGGTTTTCCAGACGAAAACGCTCAAGTACAATTGCAATTGTTGACCGCTGTGGTTAAGCTTTTCCTTAAGCGCCCATCAGATACCCAAGAGTTGGTTCAACATGTTCTCTCTTTGGCCACTCAGGATTCTGATAATCCTGATTTACGTGATCGTGGTTTTATCTATTGGCGTTTGCTATCAACAGATCCAGCTGCTGCTAAGGAGGTTGTGTTGGCTGACAAACCATTGATTTCAGAAGAAACTGATTTGCTTGAACCAACACTTTTAGATGAACTTATATGTCACATTAGCTCTTTGGCAAGTGTCTACCATAAGCCACCAACTGCATTTGTTGAAGGTCGAGGTGCTGGAGTGCGTAAGTCACTTCCTAATCGTACTGTTGGAGCTGAAGCCCCAGCAGAGTCTCAATCTGAGGCTACTGTGATTCCCAATCAAGAATCCCTTATTGGGGATCTGCTCTCAATGGACATCAACACACCTGCCGCTCCTGTTGCAGTACCAGCAGCTAATAATATTGATTTGTTAGGTGGTGGCTTGGACATTTTg CTTGGAACTGGACCAACTGAACCTGTGACTGGAGGAACATCTGGCCTTTTGGGTGACATATTTGGCTTGGGCTCTGGTGGCATCTCACCAATGgttcaaattccaaaaataatctGGTTACCAGCTGAAAAGGGCAAAGGATTGGAAATTCAGGGAACATTCTCCCGCCGAAATGGTCAAATTTCAATGGACCTCACATTCACCAACCGGGCAATGCAAGCAATGAGTGCTTTTGCCattcaattaaacaaaaacagtttcGGTCTTGTTCCCGCATCACCTCTTCAGGTAGCACCACTAGCCCCAACACAAAGTTGTGAAGCCAGTCTCCCGATGGGTACCACTGGACCAGTTCAACGCATGGAACCCCTCAACAATTTGCAAGTTGCAGTTAAGAACAACGTGGATATCTTTTACTTTGCCTGTCTGGTACATGGAAATGTTTTGTTTGCCGAAGATGGACAATTGGACAAACGTGTATTTCTTACAACATGGAAAGAAATTCCAGCTGCCAATGAAGTGCAGTACAGTTTGTCTGGTGTAAATGGCAATACCGATGCTATTGCATCAAAAATGACCGCCAACAATATATTTACCATTGCCAAGAGAAATGTCGAAGGTCAAGATATGCTCTATCAATCACTTAAATTAACCAATAGTATTTGGGTTCTTCTCGAGCTCAAATTACAACCTGGCAATCCAGATGCAACACTCAGTTTGAAATCAAGATCAGTTGAAGTTGCTCCAATGATTTTCGCTGCATATGAAGCCATTATTCGTTCTGCTtaa